Proteins from one Mycobacterium sp. SMC-2 genomic window:
- a CDS encoding fructose bisphosphate aldolase, with protein sequence MRNEKQADRMASGKGFIAALDQSGGSTPKALRLYGIKDDAYSSEEEMFDLIHQMRSRIITSPAFTGDRVLAAILFEQTMDRQIAGKPSTTYLWETKNVVPILKIDKGLAEASDDVQLMKPIPGLDELLERAASKGVFGTKERSVIGGANAKGIAAVVAQQFELAHQVLSHDLVPIIEPEVTISISDKAEAEAILRDEITKQLENVPDGQRVMLKLSLPSEVNYYRPLIEHPKVMRVVALSGGYSREEANELLAKNSGLIASFSRALTEGLTVDQSDEQFNATLDKAIQSIYEASIAG encoded by the coding sequence ATGCGGAACGAGAAGCAAGCGGACCGGATGGCGTCGGGGAAGGGATTCATCGCGGCGCTCGACCAGAGCGGCGGCTCGACGCCCAAGGCGCTGCGCCTCTACGGCATCAAGGACGACGCGTACTCCTCTGAAGAGGAGATGTTCGACCTCATCCACCAGATGCGTTCGCGGATCATCACCTCCCCGGCGTTCACCGGCGACCGCGTGCTGGCCGCGATCCTGTTCGAGCAGACCATGGATCGGCAGATCGCGGGCAAACCGTCGACCACCTACCTGTGGGAGACCAAGAACGTGGTGCCGATTCTCAAGATCGACAAGGGCCTGGCGGAGGCGTCCGATGACGTGCAGCTGATGAAGCCGATCCCGGGCCTGGACGAGCTACTGGAGCGCGCCGCGAGCAAGGGCGTCTTCGGCACCAAGGAACGCTCGGTGATCGGCGGCGCCAACGCCAAGGGCATCGCCGCCGTGGTGGCCCAGCAGTTCGAGCTGGCCCATCAGGTGCTCTCGCACGACCTGGTGCCCATCATCGAACCCGAGGTCACCATCTCGATCTCGGACAAGGCCGAGGCCGAGGCGATCCTGCGTGACGAGATCACCAAGCAGCTCGAGAACGTGCCCGACGGGCAACGCGTGATGCTCAAGCTGAGCCTGCCCAGCGAGGTCAACTACTACCGCCCCCTGATCGAGCATCCGAAGGTGATGCGAGTCGTCGCCCTCTCCGGCGGCTACTCGCGCGAGGAAGCCAACGAGCTGCTGGCAAAGAACAGCGGTTTGATCGCCAGCTTCAGCCGCGCGCTGACCGAGGGGCTTACGGTCGACCAGTCCGACGAGCAGTTCAACGCCACGCTGGACAAGGCGATCCAGTCGATCTACGAGGCCTCGATCGCCGGCTGA
- a CDS encoding catalase family peroxidase, which produces MGAVAGIAAVDVCAFAYAGGWLRPRALTPPRFADSFEHVYGRHDGFRRNHAKGLSAVGTFASSGAGAAVCRATIFRPGSVPVIGRFSLSGGLPDQADTPATVRGLGLLFQGPDGQQWRTAMINIPVFPDSTPQGFHDRLLASKPMPGTGKPDPQKMAAFLARHPETVAAMKIIKQAPPSAGFADSEYHGLNAFRFTNAAGTTVPVRWAAVPQDAASPPASPSGRDYLFDDLVRALAQRPLSWRLVLTIGEPGDPTHDATQPWPPSRRTIDAGTITVTAVQTEAPGNARDINFDPLVLPDGITASDDPLLAARSAVYARSFTRRAEERKTPSEVDVSKVLR; this is translated from the coding sequence ATGGGAGCCGTGGCCGGCATTGCCGCGGTCGATGTCTGTGCGTTCGCCTACGCCGGTGGCTGGCTGCGGCCCCGCGCGCTGACGCCGCCCCGGTTCGCCGACAGCTTCGAACACGTCTACGGACGTCACGACGGCTTTCGGCGCAACCATGCCAAGGGGCTCAGCGCGGTAGGAACTTTTGCAAGCAGCGGGGCGGGGGCGGCGGTGTGCCGGGCCACGATCTTTCGGCCCGGGAGCGTGCCGGTGATCGGCCGGTTTTCCCTGTCGGGTGGTCTACCGGATCAGGCGGACACGCCCGCCACGGTCCGGGGACTGGGCCTGCTCTTCCAGGGCCCCGACGGCCAGCAATGGCGTACCGCGATGATCAACATTCCCGTCTTCCCGGACAGCACGCCACAGGGGTTCCACGACCGGCTGCTCGCGTCCAAACCCATGCCCGGGACGGGCAAGCCCGACCCGCAGAAGATGGCCGCCTTCCTCGCCCGCCATCCCGAGACCGTCGCGGCGATGAAGATCATCAAGCAGGCCCCGCCCAGCGCGGGGTTCGCCGACAGCGAGTATCACGGGCTGAACGCGTTCCGGTTCACCAACGCCGCCGGGACGACCGTTCCGGTGCGCTGGGCCGCCGTTCCGCAGGATGCGGCGAGTCCGCCGGCGTCGCCGTCCGGGAGGGACTACCTGTTCGACGATCTCGTCCGCGCGCTCGCGCAGCGGCCCCTTAGTTGGCGGCTGGTCCTCACGATCGGCGAGCCGGGCGACCCGACGCACGACGCCACGCAACCCTGGCCGCCGTCGCGCCGGACCATCGACGCCGGCACCATCACCGTCACGGCGGTACAGACCGAGGCGCCCGGCAACGCCCGCGATATCAACTTCGACCCGCTGGTCCTGCCGGACGGCATTACCGCCTCGGACGATCCGCTGCTCGCGGCCAGGTCGGCCGTCTACGCCCGCTCGTTCACTCGCCGCGCCGAGGAACGCAAGACGCCCAGCGAAGTCGACGTCTCCAAGGTGCTCCGGTGA
- a CDS encoding cytochrome b: protein MAPMVIAQLLIGVTMVAALSYYPLLLAIHRPLGVLILIFAVVRLANRLRHRPPPFLSTMSRAERRIATWSEYLLYALLLVQPLTGWAMLSAARSPVTLVGPLRLPGIAPQSIDVFAVLRECHSAFALLLFGTFTAHMCAVLFHTLVLRDRLLDRMALWRVRPASPRPDQAEL from the coding sequence ATGGCACCGATGGTCATCGCGCAACTGCTCATCGGCGTCACCATGGTCGCCGCCCTGAGCTACTACCCGCTGCTGCTGGCCATCCATCGGCCGTTGGGCGTGCTGATCCTGATTTTCGCCGTGGTGCGGCTGGCGAATCGGCTCAGGCACCGGCCGCCACCATTTCTGTCCACCATGAGCCGCGCCGAACGGCGCATCGCGACGTGGTCGGAATACCTGCTCTACGCCCTGCTGCTGGTGCAGCCCCTGACCGGGTGGGCGATGCTTTCGGCGGCGCGGTCGCCGGTCACGTTGGTGGGACCGCTGCGATTGCCCGGCATCGCGCCGCAGAGTATCGATGTCTTCGCGGTGCTGCGCGAGTGCCACAGCGCCTTCGCGTTGTTGCTGTTCGGAACGTTTACCGCCCACATGTGCGCCGTGCTCTTCCACACGCTCGTGCTGCGCGACCGGCTCCTGGATCGCATGGCGCTGTGGCGCGTCAGGCCCGCCTCTCCCCGGCCCGACCAAGCCGAGCTCTGA
- a CDS encoding ATP-binding protein: protein MSDIADRSRFRRNRVPADPRSAARARAEFALWLETHFTLDSDRFSDLLLAVNEAIANAAEFAYCDTSQRGTVDVSASYDRRSDTLTVTVDDRGRWRQQLPARYHQQLRGRGIPLMRALAGEVTIDRTPHGTRVTLTWTELTRRPGA, encoded by the coding sequence GTGTCGGACATCGCCGACCGGTCGCGCTTCAGGCGAAATCGCGTCCCCGCCGACCCGCGCAGCGCTGCCCGGGCCCGAGCCGAGTTCGCGCTCTGGCTCGAAACCCATTTCACCCTCGACTCCGACCGGTTCAGCGACCTGCTGCTGGCCGTAAACGAAGCCATCGCCAATGCGGCGGAGTTCGCCTATTGCGACACCTCGCAGCGCGGGACCGTCGACGTGAGCGCGTCCTACGACCGCCGGTCCGACACCCTGACCGTCACCGTCGACGACCGCGGCCGGTGGCGCCAACAGCTTCCCGCCCGGTACCACCAGCAACTCCGGGGACGCGGTATCCCGCTGATGCGGGCCCTCGCCGGCGAAGTGACCATCGACCGCACGCCGCACGGAACCCGCGTCACGTTGACGTGGACCGAGCTGACCCGGCGGCCCGGCGCCTGA
- a CDS encoding STAS domain-containing protein, protein MGELTGEPIDPTSFAVGKQQVDQAVVLTVSGEVDMLSSPHLAEAIQTALATKPAALIVDLSKVDFLASAGMTVLVTAQAETQPPTKFAVVAKGSATSRPIKLMGIDSVLALYSSLDDALIGIAGG, encoded by the coding sequence ATGGGCGAACTAACCGGTGAACCAATCGATCCGACCTCTTTCGCAGTAGGAAAACAGCAGGTAGACCAGGCGGTCGTGCTCACCGTCTCGGGTGAGGTGGACATGCTCAGCTCGCCGCACCTGGCCGAGGCGATCCAGACCGCGCTGGCGACCAAACCCGCAGCGCTGATCGTTGACCTGTCGAAAGTGGACTTCTTGGCGTCGGCCGGGATGACCGTTCTGGTCACCGCGCAGGCGGAGACGCAGCCCCCCACCAAATTCGCGGTCGTCGCCAAGGGCTCGGCGACGAGCAGGCCGATCAAATTGATGGGCATCGACAGCGTGCTCGCTCTCTACAGCTCGCTTGACGACGCGCTGATCGGCATTGCTGGGGGCTGA
- a CDS encoding DUF190 domain-containing protein, translating into MDEDSLKLTTYLAERRRTDEGFVSDVLLDLYARHRIACGVVLRGIGGFGTGRLLRTDESLTLSEDPPVAIVAVDTRAKIEAMLDAVLAIKQRGLLTLERARLLREITGPLELPDELREAVKLTVYVGRKERVDGTPAYVAICDLLHRRRIAGASVLLGVDGVTHGQRHRARFFGRNANVPMMIVAVGSGEGIGGVLPELAGLLYQPMFTMERVRVCKRDGELLERPHQFPGVDERGLPLFQKLTVYTSESALYGGVPIHRAIVQRLRQGEVPDGATALRGIWGYHGDHQPHGDTLLSLRRRVPVMTIVVDTPANISESFDVVDELTRDDGLVTSEMVPAVVSDEHAASQGPPGMAQHGY; encoded by the coding sequence CTGGACGAAGATTCCTTGAAGCTCACCACCTATCTGGCCGAGCGTCGGCGAACCGACGAGGGCTTCGTCTCCGACGTGCTGCTCGACTTGTACGCCCGGCATCGCATCGCCTGCGGCGTGGTGCTGCGCGGCATCGGCGGCTTCGGTACCGGCCGTCTGCTGAGAACCGATGAGTCGCTGACGTTGTCGGAGGATCCGCCCGTCGCGATCGTCGCCGTCGACACCAGGGCGAAAATCGAGGCGATGCTCGACGCGGTGCTCGCCATCAAGCAGCGCGGCCTGCTCACCTTGGAGCGGGCACGCCTGCTGCGCGAGATCACCGGGCCGCTGGAGCTTCCCGACGAATTGCGCGAAGCCGTAAAGCTGACCGTCTACGTCGGCCGCAAGGAACGCGTCGACGGCACACCCGCCTACGTCGCCATCTGCGATCTCCTGCACCGGCGCCGGATAGCCGGCGCCTCGGTGCTGCTGGGCGTCGACGGCGTCACCCACGGGCAGCGGCACCGTGCGCGCTTCTTCGGTCGTAACGCCAACGTGCCGATGATGATCGTCGCCGTCGGGTCCGGTGAGGGCATCGGTGGGGTGCTGCCGGAGCTGGCCGGGCTGCTCTATCAACCCATGTTCACAATGGAGCGGGTCCGCGTGTGCAAGCGCGACGGCGAACTCCTGGAACGGCCGCACCAGTTCCCGGGCGTCGACGAACGCGGTTTGCCGCTGTTCCAGAAGTTGACCGTCTACACGTCCGAGTCGGCCCTCTACGGCGGGGTGCCGATTCACCGTGCGATCGTGCAGCGGCTTCGTCAGGGAGAAGTGCCAGACGGCGCGACGGCGTTACGGGGCATCTGGGGGTACCACGGGGATCATCAACCGCACGGTGACACATTGCTCTCGCTACGCCGCCGTGTCCCCGTGATGACCATCGTCGTCGACACCCCGGCCAACATCTCCGAATCCTTCGATGTGGTCGACGAGTTGACCCGCGACGACGGGCTGGTGACGAGCGAGATGGTGCCCGCCGTGGTGTCTGACGAACACGCCGCCAGCCAGGGCCCGCCGGGCATGGCCCAGCACGGCTACTAG